Within Lusitaniella coriacea LEGE 07157, the genomic segment TAAGTTTTAGCCCGGATGGACAGCTTATTGCCACAGGAGGAATAGGTGGATCAGTTCGAGTTTGGGATTTGTTGGGACGACAGGTAGCTGAATATAAAATACCTGGAACAAATATTAATGCAGTCAGCTTTAGTCCAGACGGACAGCGCCTTGCTGCGGTAGGAGACGCTACTACGATACGTCTATGGCGTATGGAAGGGTTAGATGAACTGATAACGCGAGGATGTAATTGGCTACAAGACTATTTAGCTCTTCATCCAACAAAATTAGAAGAGTTAGAAGTGTGTCAAAATGAGTCTCTTCTGAAACGAGCAACACCCGCTTTAATCAGAGAAGGTGATGAACTTGCTCGACAAGGAAAACTTGAGCAAGCGATTAGCAAATACAAAAAAGCTTTGGAATGGGATTCTAGCTTAAATCTAGACACAGAAGTAAGAGCGCAACGGTTAGTACAAGCTTATAATCTCGTGCAACAGGGTGAGAAATTAGCAAAAGAGGGTAATGCAGATGAGGCAATGGCTAAGTTTCAGCAAGCATTGGTTCTTGATCCTGAGTTAGACTTCGATCCAGAAACAAAGGTCAGGGAACTGTCACTTAAAACGAGATGATTGATATTTGAATTCTAAAGAAACTCGTACACGGGTGTTTCAATCGTTCTTTTGGGTCTTCCCTTTTCCCAGATGATTTTCTGCAAGCGCTCCACCATTTCTGGCGAAAAAAATCGCTCTTCTGTTTCCAGGCAAACCCTAGCTGGCACATTCTCAATAATAAAAAATTGACCTTCTATTTCCAGGGTATAAGTGACTTTTCGCTCAACGATTGTTTCTTGATACCATTCAGGTTTCATTGTTGCTTCTCCTAACCTTAAAATCAATCCATTGACTGGAATTTGGTTCGTATAGAGTAACAATCTTTATTAAAGGACGCGATGGATAGCTACACTTGATGTGCAACGGTCTGCTTAAATGAGTGGCACGTAACTAATCAGATCAAAATATTCATCCTCCTCAGCCGCCTCTGCAATCAAAACCAAATCTGCAAGAACGCGACCAATATCGACTGGACGACGAAGCACCAAAATGCCTGGAATGTGGCGACCCATCTCTAAATGTTCTGCTAAATGCACTGGCATAGAACGGCGGTTATTGGTAACCAGTAAAAAGCCATTGTTCTCACACCAGCAAAGAATTTCTGGATCGAGTGTGCCTGTAGGAAGAACTCCCTCATCGCCGATTATACGGACAACCAAATCGCTTTTGTATCGCAATAGCTGTTCTCGATACAGAGGTGGCAAATTTTCATCAAGCAAATACTGAATCGGCATTATTAGGAAATTGTCGCTTTTTCCCGTTCTGCCTTAAGTTGGCGCAGCCGAACAACCACTGGAGGGAGATTACGATCGTGTTTTTGCTGGGCTTTGGTGGTGTAAGCGACCCAATCTTCTAAATACTGTCCCACCGTTTCGCGATCGCGCAAATAGTAGAGAATTGTTGCATAAACTTGCTCTAGGGTCACAGTCGGAAATTGCTCGGCGATCGCTTCTGGAGATTTTCCGAAATTAACATACTCATCGAGAATATGCTCGATACCAATTCGCGTTCCTTTGAGGCTAATATCATCCGGTTGAAGAACGTCGAAATAGTCTTCTAATTGCATCGTTTGTTCTTGCATCAACATTTATTACTTTATTTTAACAAAATAAGAACTACTGCTGACTCATGCACATTTGAGCTTCCGAATGCGGGTATTTTGCTTTTGCCATCAAAAGTTGTCGTTCCAAAAGGCGGGGAGAATTATTCTCGACTACTCGGTGATGTATTGATAAGCTCTGGCTTTTGCAAGTCGGATTAAATGTTCTAGCAACATACAACGATCGAGTTCTGACTTTTCTTCGCCGGAGAGTTCGCCGTTTTTTCTCTGAAAATTAAATCGGCTACGCGCTCTTTCACAACGCTGAATGGGTTTAGCTCGTGCCTAAAATGTAGCATATTCTTTTTGGAGCGCGCGATCGCGCCCAGTTTAAAATAAAAGCAACAAAACCCTTCAAACCCATGACACTCACCGCCACAGAATATAAATACATCCAACTTGACGAACGCAACGTTCCCATCATCGCTGGAACGACGATGAAAGTGGTTGAATTAATCACTTCAGTCAAAGCTTACGGTTGGACTCCCGAACAATTGCATGAAAACTATCCCCACGTCTCCATGAGCAAAATTTATTCTGCCCTCGCCTACTACTGGGATTATAAACAAGAACTCGATCGAGACATGGAGCGACGCTACCAGTTTGCTGAGAAACTGCGCCGAGAAGCTGGGGAATCCCCTGTTGCTAAAAAGTTGCGGGCGTTGGATCATTTGAAATGAGTATTGCTCTGTACATGGACGAACAAGTTCCTAAAGCCGTTACACTCGGATT encodes:
- a CDS encoding YgiT-type zinc finger protein, with translation MKPEWYQETIVERKVTYTLEIEGQFFIIENVPARVCLETEERFFSPEMVERLQKIIWEKGRPKRTIETPVYEFL
- a CDS encoding DUF5615 family PIN-like protein; amino-acid sequence: MPIQYLLDENLPPLYREQLLRYKSDLVVRIIGDEGVLPTGTLDPEILCWCENNGFLLVTNNRRSMPVHLAEHLEMGRHIPGILVLRRPVDIGRVLADLVLIAEAAEEDEYFDLISYVPLI
- a CDS encoding DUF433 domain-containing protein; the protein is MQLEDYFDVLQPDDISLKGTRIGIEHILDEYVNFGKSPEAIAEQFPTVTLEQVYATILYYLRDRETVGQYLEDWVAYTTKAQQKHDRNLPPVVVRLRQLKAEREKATIS
- a CDS encoding DUF433 domain-containing protein; the protein is MTLTATEYKYIQLDERNVPIIAGTTMKVVELITSVKAYGWTPEQLHENYPHVSMSKIYSALAYYWDYKQELDRDMERRYQFAEKLRREAGESPVAKKLRALDHLK